Proteins from one Methanococcus maripaludis C5 genomic window:
- a CDS encoding DUF2206 domain-containing protein, which produces MKILNPFKLQNWEYKKFLILIMGLQISFLGILGLNSLGTETSIVRPLLGFIYLAFIPGYILLRIFQMQNIESFKSIIYATGLSIFFDMLIGLLINILYPIYGITNVPFSEFSVLLSIFLFTNILLCLSSLISRFAPEKPPYLEIYDLRIPLLCSILPIISYIGSYLSNYFENNLLLLLLIIGILAIISKLSLLKNIKNGNEILLFSIALSLLMMTSLSGGEYIRIYDGEGIVPNVVIEKELFDFDHNNNCYSVLGNGILTPMLINFLSVDIVVIYKYFFIFLLSLIPVSIYYMIKSLEIFKNSREIFFSAFLFMTLSPFLNTMPFLKKQGLAMFFLALFFLTFFENKILIKNKIILTCIFLISIIWSHYGVAALTLGIILISTLPILIIGLIYKDNNPKLLLKLLIIYLVIFFTWYPNVSQGSLIKSLFDISSGIYLTITESLNIENSRGYTTLTTFSSPLYALFKLLNISILLLTFVGYFWALFDFIKETSKKFNKKFLQYLVFSSNYLFILMATMIPGFAIMNVSRLTAMAYILLAPYLIYLSTKISNIKIFKNRPHIGKNIFFTILSINLLISSGFIGEIVKQEPLQVSLSKETIKNSNSISTLGKYYYSITHPQDVFGTKWIAKHRTKGNDIHLTLGFLDTLGVFQPYANIEWNSLTPIKKGNYIDLDGYLFLYSANTKSNVGVDRDIYGNTVIWYNSSGLKDVVMENNKIYDNSGSQIYLN; this is translated from the coding sequence ATGAAAATATTAAATCCATTTAAATTACAAAATTGGGAATATAAAAAATTTTTAATTTTGATTATGGGGCTCCAAATTTCATTTTTAGGGATCTTGGGCCTTAATTCACTAGGTACGGAAACCTCAATAGTGCGGCCACTTTTAGGATTTATATACCTGGCATTTATTCCAGGCTATATCTTACTAAGAATTTTTCAGATGCAAAATATTGAATCATTTAAATCTATTATATATGCGACAGGACTAAGCATTTTTTTTGATATGCTGATTGGACTGTTGATAAATATACTTTATCCTATTTACGGCATTACAAATGTCCCATTTTCGGAATTTTCAGTATTGCTGAGTATTTTTCTATTTACAAATATCTTACTTTGTTTATCCTCATTAATATCAAGATTTGCACCTGAAAAACCACCCTACTTGGAAATTTACGACTTAAGAATCCCATTATTGTGCAGTATTCTCCCAATTATATCATATATCGGATCATATCTTTCAAATTACTTCGAAAATAACTTATTACTTCTCTTGTTAATAATAGGGATCTTGGCAATTATCTCGAAATTATCACTTTTAAAAAATATAAAAAATGGAAATGAAATTCTCCTTTTTTCGATTGCATTATCACTTTTAATGATGACCAGCCTTTCAGGGGGCGAATATATAAGGATTTACGATGGGGAAGGGATAGTCCCCAATGTAGTAATAGAAAAAGAACTTTTTGATTTTGATCATAATAATAACTGTTATTCAGTACTTGGAAATGGAATACTTACACCCATGTTAATAAACTTTTTATCTGTAGACATTGTAGTGATATATAAATATTTCTTCATATTTTTATTGTCCCTAATTCCTGTTTCGATATATTATATGATAAAATCTCTAGAAATTTTTAAAAATAGCCGTGAAATATTTTTTTCTGCATTTTTATTCATGACTTTATCCCCCTTCTTAAACACTATGCCTTTTTTAAAAAAACAGGGGCTTGCAATGTTTTTTTTGGCTTTGTTTTTCTTAACATTTTTTGAGAATAAAATTTTAATAAAAAATAAGATAATTCTAACATGTATTTTTTTAATATCAATTATCTGGAGTCACTATGGAGTAGCTGCATTAACTTTGGGAATTATATTAATTTCAACATTGCCTATTCTGATTATTGGATTAATTTATAAAGATAATAATCCCAAATTATTATTAAAATTACTTATAATCTATTTAGTAATCTTCTTTACATGGTATCCTAACGTATCCCAAGGTTCTTTGATTAAATCTTTATTTGATATCAGTTCGGGAATATATTTGACCATTACTGAATCTTTAAATATAGAAAATTCAAGAGGATATACAACTTTAACAACATTTAGTTCCCCCTTATATGCATTATTCAAATTATTGAACATTTCAATATTGTTATTAACATTTGTAGGATACTTTTGGGCACTTTTTGATTTTATTAAAGAAACCAGTAAAAAATTCAATAAAAAATTTTTACAGTATTTGGTATTTTCTTCAAATTATTTATTCATCCTGATGGCCACCATGATCCCAGGATTTGCAATAATGAACGTTTCGAGACTAACTGCAATGGCATATATATTGTTAGCCCCATATCTGATTTATTTGTCTACCAAAATCAGTAATATAAAAATATTTAAAAACAGGCCCCATATTGGAAAAAATATATTTTTCACGATTTTATCAATTAATCTATTAATTTCTTCAGGATTTATTGGAGAAATAGTAAAACAAGAACCTCTGCAAGTATCGTTGAGTAAAGAAACAATTAAAAATTCTAATTCGATCAGCACCTTGGGTAAATATTACTATTCCATAACACATCCACAGGACGTTTTCGGAACCAAATGGATTGCAAAACATAGGACCAAAGGTAACGATATTCACCTAACATTGGGATTTTTAGATACCCTCGGTGTATTCCAACCATACGCCAATATAGAATGGAATTCATTAACCCCGATTAAAAAAGGGAATTACATAGATTTAGATGGATATTTATTTTTATATTCTGCAAACACAAAATCGAATGTTGGTGTCGATAGAGACATTTATGGGAATACCGTAATATGGTATAATTCCTCAGGTTTAAAAGACGTTGTTATGGAAAATAATAAAATTTATGACAATTCGGGCAGTCAAATTTATTTGAATTAA
- a CDS encoding glycosyltransferase family 2 protein — protein MNSQVSIIILNWNGWEDTLECLDSLYRIEYPDYNVVLIDNGSEDESIEKIKEYCGGEIEVHSKFFKNVQQTNPIEIWEISEKDALKNNFQKKEEFMKQLSNKKLILIKNNENYGFAGGNNVGIDFVINNLNSEYVLFLNNDTVVDKDFLTEMVKTAKSTNVGMVGSKIYYYDYEGKDNVIWALGGGGMNLKTGFVWHNKFRKEDIGGLGDNLECGFITGCSLLIKKDILHKLKGFDKDYFCYFEDADLSARCKKLGYKLLCACKSKVRHKVSASSGEYSPFLIYMITRNNLYFVKKNHGSKIYCLIYLLTFRLFGRLFRLGMRNELGLIKYYFKGIYDGLKI, from the coding sequence ATGAATTCTCAAGTATCGATAATAATTCTTAATTGGAATGGATGGGAAGATACCCTAGAGTGTTTGGATTCCCTTTACAGAATAGAATATCCTGATTATAATGTGGTTTTAATAGATAATGGTTCAGAAGACGAATCAATAGAAAAAATAAAAGAGTACTGCGGAGGGGAAATTGAGGTACATTCTAAATTTTTCAAAAATGTCCAACAAACTAATCCAATAGAAATCTGGGAAATTTCAGAAAAAGATGCCCTAAAAAATAATTTCCAGAAAAAAGAGGAGTTTATGAAACAACTTTCAAATAAAAAACTAATCCTCATCAAAAATAATGAAAATTATGGATTTGCAGGGGGTAATAATGTAGGGATTGATTTCGTAATAAATAATTTAAATTCAGAATATGTCTTATTTTTAAACAATGATACAGTTGTAGATAAAGATTTCTTAACAGAAATGGTAAAAACTGCAAAAAGTACCAATGTTGGTATGGTGGGCAGTAAAATATATTATTATGATTACGAAGGCAAGGATAATGTTATATGGGCACTCGGTGGAGGCGGAATGAATTTGAAAACTGGATTTGTATGGCATAATAAGTTTAGAAAAGAAGATATTGGCGGGTTAGGGGATAATTTAGAATGTGGATTTATTACAGGATGTTCTTTGTTAATTAAAAAAGATATATTGCATAAATTAAAAGGTTTTGACAAAGATTATTTTTGTTATTTTGAAGATGCGGATTTATCTGCTAGATGTAAAAAGTTGGGCTATAAATTATTGTGTGCATGTAAATCTAAGGTAAGACATAAAGTTTCTGCCAGTTCTGGGGAGTATTCTCCTTTTTTAATATATATGATTACTAGGAATAATTTATATTTTGTCAAAAAAAATCATGGTTCAAAGATATATTGTTTAATATATTTACTTACATTTAGATTATTTGGGCGGTTATTTAGATTGGGTATGAGGAATGAACTGGGTTTAATTAAATACTATTTTAAAGGCATTTATGATGGCCTTAAAATTTAA
- a CDS encoding flippase, producing the protein MTLVKRIFRNTKILFFSNVISKTFGFLYTIYMARYLGTESFGIISFALALTGMFSVFLDMGTYSLTIREVARDTSLTEKYLGNSIAIKLILSIFTFLLILGMTNIMGYPKETTYVIYILFIYTIFSAYNNIFYSIYQAHEKMAYFGVGGLINSFLIFLSTMVGVYCNAPMYYFAYAYLFSNIFVFIYNMVITNLNFTKINFFADFSFWKDFLKNAWPFALSGIFVTIYFWMDSIMISYFIDESSVGLYSAAYRLVYVLLFIPSVYFSTMYPILSKKYRDSGAVKLIYGRSLKYFAILGVFMGSLTTLFSENIISLIYGNEFMGSAIALKILIWATAFSFLAHSTLYTLNSINKPLIYTKITAFSAILNIVLNFMIIPTYGYVGASMTTLMTEFLGFLAMFLYLKNHLNEKIKDYGWFLNLIYITIFSVFAYVLAINKFQISGLALFAFMLCYAFGIIFRVFDNTDIDIFKKMLVAKK; encoded by the coding sequence ATGACGCTTGTAAAAAGAATATTTAGAAATACAAAAATACTATTTTTTTCAAATGTTATCTCAAAGACATTTGGATTTTTATACACGATATATATGGCTCGATATCTGGGCACCGAAAGTTTTGGGATTATATCTTTTGCTTTAGCTCTTACCGGAATGTTTAGTGTTTTTTTAGATATGGGTACATATTCTTTAACGATCCGTGAAGTTGCAAGAGATACATCTTTAACTGAAAAATATTTGGGAAATAGCATCGCCATCAAACTTATTTTATCAATTTTTACCTTTTTATTAATATTAGGTATGACAAATATAATGGGGTATCCTAAAGAAACAACCTATGTCATATACATATTATTTATTTACACTATTTTTTCGGCGTATAATAATATTTTTTATTCAATATACCAAGCACACGAAAAAATGGCATATTTTGGAGTTGGTGGATTAATAAATAGTTTTTTAATATTCCTATCCACAATGGTTGGAGTATATTGTAATGCACCGATGTATTATTTCGCATATGCCTACCTATTTTCAAACATTTTTGTTTTCATATACAATATGGTAATAACTAATTTAAATTTTACAAAAATTAATTTTTTTGCCGATTTTTCATTTTGGAAAGACTTTTTAAAAAACGCATGGCCTTTTGCACTTAGTGGGATATTTGTTACGATTTATTTTTGGATGGATTCTATAATGATTTCTTATTTTATCGACGAATCTTCTGTTGGATTATATAGTGCTGCATACCGACTTGTTTATGTGCTGTTGTTTATTCCTTCAGTTTATTTTTCAACAATGTATCCAATATTGTCAAAAAAATATAGGGATTCTGGTGCTGTAAAACTTATTTATGGGCGTTCGTTAAAGTATTTTGCAATATTGGGTGTTTTTATGGGTAGTTTGACTACTTTATTTTCAGAAAATATTATTTCCTTAATTTACGGCAATGAATTTATGGGTTCAGCAATAGCATTAAAAATACTCATTTGGGCAACTGCATTTTCTTTTTTAGCCCATTCAACGTTATACACATTAAATTCAATAAATAAACCTCTAATTTATACAAAAATAACTGCATTTAGTGCAATTTTAAATATAGTATTGAACTTTATGATAATACCTACATACGGATACGTCGGAGCAAGCATGACGACGTTAATGACAGAATTTTTGGGATTTTTAGCAATGTTTTTATATCTGAAAAATCATCTAAATGAAAAAATAAAAGATTATGGCTGGTTTTTGAATCTAATATATATAACAATATTTTCAGTGTTTGCATATGTGTTGGCAATTAATAAATTTCAGATATCTGGATTGGCTTTGTTCGCATTTATGTTATGTTATGCATTTGGCATCATATTCCGGGTTTTTGACAATACTGATATAGATATATTTAAAAAGATGTTAGTGGCGAAAAAATGA
- a CDS encoding nucleotide sugar dehydrogenase has protein sequence MIQELLSNQKKISITGLGYVGLPLAVAFAEKGINVIGFDVNSEKIKKYLEGIDLTNEVGNEKLSNLKNIKFTSNESDLKDAKFHIVAVPTPVGKNNIPNLTPIEGASTILGRNLTKGSIVVYESTVYPGVTEEICVPILEKESGLICGRDFKVGYSPERINPGDRKNTLETIVKIVAGQDEDCLNVVADVYRSIIDAGVHRATSIKVAEAAKVIENAQRDVNIAFVNELSMIFDKMGIDTKEVLEAAGTKWNFLNFQPGLVGGHCIGVDPYYLTYKSEEVGHTSQLILSGRRINDRMSKFIAEKTVKKMIESGVRIKGAKVLVLGLTFKENVPDLRNSKVADLIHELNEYGLEILVVDPLADFEEAKREYSIELTNLDDVTNVDAIIFAVPHKEYLKINIDKMNEFYTGGIDNPVFIDIKGVFDKKEVNGKFNYWRL, from the coding sequence ATGATTCAAGAATTATTGTCAAATCAAAAAAAAATCTCAATAACTGGCCTTGGATATGTGGGGCTTCCCCTAGCAGTGGCATTTGCTGAAAAAGGAATTAATGTAATAGGTTTTGATGTTAATTCTGAAAAAATAAAGAAATATTTGGAAGGAATAGATCTTACAAATGAAGTGGGAAATGAGAAACTATCTAATTTAAAAAATATAAAATTCACGTCAAATGAGTCTGATTTGAAAGATGCTAAATTCCATATTGTGGCAGTTCCAACTCCTGTGGGTAAAAATAATATTCCAAACTTGACCCCTATCGAGGGCGCAAGCACGATTTTGGGTAGGAATCTTACAAAAGGTTCTATTGTAGTTTATGAATCAACGGTTTATCCTGGAGTTACTGAAGAGATATGTGTACCGATACTTGAAAAAGAATCTGGATTGATATGTGGACGTGATTTTAAAGTTGGTTATTCTCCTGAAAGGATAAATCCGGGGGATCGAAAAAATACTTTGGAAACCATAGTAAAAATTGTTGCAGGCCAGGATGAAGACTGTTTGAACGTAGTTGCAGATGTTTATAGAAGTATTATCGATGCAGGAGTACATCGGGCAACATCGATAAAAGTTGCAGAAGCTGCAAAAGTAATTGAAAATGCTCAAAGAGATGTAAATATTGCTTTTGTAAACGAACTTTCAATGATATTTGATAAAATGGGGATCGATACGAAAGAGGTTCTAGAGGCCGCAGGAACAAAATGGAATTTTTTAAACTTCCAACCGGGACTTGTTGGCGGCCACTGTATCGGTGTAGATCCCTATTATCTAACATATAAATCTGAAGAAGTGGGTCACACCTCGCAATTGATACTTTCGGGAAGGCGAATTAACGATAGAATGAGTAAATTTATTGCAGAAAAAACTGTTAAAAAAATGATAGAATCAGGCGTTAGAATAAAAGGTGCAAAAGTTCTGGTTTTGGGTTTAACGTTTAAAGAAAATGTTCCAGATCTGAGAAATAGCAAAGTTGCAGATTTAATCCACGAATTAAACGAATATGGATTAGAAATTTTGGTTGTGGATCCTTTAGCAGATTTTGAAGAAGCAAAAAGGGAGTATTCAATAGAATTGACTAATTTGGATGACGTAACTAATGTGGATGCCATAATTTTTGCAGTGCCTCACAAAGAATATTTGAAAATAAATATCGATAAAATGAATGAATTTTATACTGGGGGAATAGATAATCCGGTATTTATTGATATAAAGGGAGTATTCGATAAAAAAGAAGTAAATGGTAAATTTAACTATTGGAGATTATAG
- a CDS encoding SDR family oxidoreductase, translated as MEKVLVIGLGMVGYEIVKKYFETGEYKISIASRSESGFFKGVLDKRLVDVTNEQKVQKVIQDINPDFVINTAAMTNVDFCEKEKELAYKANAISVGYIGKACKSTGSTLCHISTDYVFDGEDGNYVETDVINPINYYGFTKAEGERILNEMDYENKSIVRISTPYGFSPVKLNFFTWVLENLKYEKPINVITDQYNTSTNLNNLSEIMIKIQQNDLSGILHFGGSEKLSRYEFALKISEDYNLNSKLISPVKSSELNWVAKRPKDTSLISNLRGVQ; from the coding sequence TTGGAAAAAGTTCTAGTAATCGGTCTTGGAATGGTTGGCTATGAAATTGTTAAGAAATATTTTGAAACAGGAGAGTATAAAATTTCAATAGCTTCAAGAAGTGAAAGCGGATTTTTCAAGGGGGTTTTAGATAAACGCCTAGTGGATGTTACAAATGAACAAAAAGTTCAGAAAGTAATACAGGATATAAATCCAGATTTTGTGATAAATACTGCTGCAATGACCAATGTGGATTTTTGCGAAAAAGAAAAGGAATTAGCTTATAAGGCCAATGCAATTTCCGTAGGATATATCGGAAAAGCATGTAAAAGTACCGGTTCAACATTATGCCATATTTCAACAGACTACGTTTTTGATGGTGAGGATGGAAATTATGTTGAAACAGATGTCATAAATCCGATAAACTACTACGGATTTACAAAAGCTGAGGGAGAACGGATTTTAAATGAAATGGACTATGAAAATAAGTCAATAGTTAGAATATCTACTCCTTATGGATTTAGTCCAGTAAAATTAAACTTTTTCACATGGGTTTTAGAAAATTTAAAATATGAAAAACCAATAAATGTTATTACAGACCAGTACAATACCTCAACAAATTTGAACAATTTATCAGAGATTATGATAAAAATTCAGCAAAACGATTTATCGGGTATACTCCATTTTGGAGGATCTGAAAAATTAAGTAGATATGAATTTGCATTAAAAATTTCAGAAGATTATAATTTAAATAGTAAATTAATAAGTCCAGTTAAAAGTTCTGAACTTAATTGGGTTGCAAAACGTCCTAAAGATACTAGTTTAATTAGCAATTTAAGGGGTGTACAATGA
- the rfbB gene encoding dTDP-glucose 4,6-dehydratase: protein MKILVTGGAGFIGCNFVRYMVQNYDYEIMVLDKLTYAGNLENLSDISGKIEFIQGDICSEEDVSKAMKDVDSIIHFAAESHVDNSIKNPENFVKTNIFGTYTLLEYARKFGIDKFLHVSTDEVYGSTENGFFKEEDRLDPSSPYSATKAGSDLLVNAYHKTYGLNTFITHCGNNFGPYQYPEKLIPVLIKKAIRNEKLPIYGDGLNVRDWIYVEDHCTGIDTVFNKGNYGEVYNIGSGYEKTNLEIVKFILNELDKPESLIEFVTDRPGHDRRYALDSTKMRDLGWTPKWGFEKALKFTINWYLGRY from the coding sequence ATGAAAATTTTAGTTACTGGCGGTGCAGGATTTATAGGTTGTAACTTTGTTAGATACATGGTTCAAAACTATGATTATGAAATAATGGTGTTGGATAAATTAACTTATGCGGGAAATCTTGAGAATTTATCCGATATTTCAGGAAAGATAGAATTTATTCAGGGAGACATTTGTTCAGAAGAAGATGTTTCAAAAGCAATGAAAGATGTTGATTCAATAATTCATTTTGCTGCAGAAAGTCACGTTGATAATTCAATAAAAAATCCTGAAAATTTTGTTAAAACAAATATTTTTGGAACATATACTTTGTTAGAATATGCTAGAAAATTTGGAATTGATAAATTCTTGCACGTTTCAACAGATGAGGTATATGGTTCAACTGAAAACGGATTTTTCAAAGAAGAGGATAGATTAGACCCATCTTCACCATATTCCGCAACAAAAGCAGGAAGTGATCTTCTCGTAAATGCGTACCATAAGACCTATGGATTAAACACATTTATAACACATTGCGGAAATAATTTTGGCCCATACCAATATCCTGAAAAATTAATTCCTGTATTAATTAAAAAAGCAATCCGGAATGAAAAATTGCCAATATATGGCGACGGATTAAATGTTCGTGATTGGATATATGTTGAAGATCACTGCACGGGAATAGATACTGTATTCAATAAAGGAAATTATGGTGAAGTTTATAATATTGGTTCAGGCTACGAAAAAACGAATTTGGAAATTGTGAAATTTATATTAAACGAATTAGATAAACCTGAAAGTTTGATTGAATTTGTAACTGATAGGCCAGGGCATGATCGAAGGTATGCATTAGACTCTACTAAAATGAGAGATTTAGGTTGGACTCCAAAATGGGGGTTCGAAAAAGCATTAAAATTCACGATAAATTGGTATTTAGGTAGATATTAG
- the rfbA gene encoding glucose-1-phosphate thymidylyltransferase RfbA: MKGIILAGGSGTRLYPMTYAGNKHLMPLFNKPMIYYSLSVLMLSKIKEVLIISTPEALPAYEKLFGNGDQLGINISYAGQAEPKGLAEAFIIGEEFIGDDSVCLILGDNIVYGSGLTGILEKSYENIENNGGAIVFGQYVNDPHRYGVLEFDKNKKVTKVIEKPENPPSNYAVIGLYYYDNDVINISKSIKPSGRGELEITDVNNVYLDKNKLDVELFPRGIAWFDAGTHESFLDASNYIHAIEKRMSLMVGCIEEIAYKNKWISKKQLLKLAKPLLKTEYGKYLERISNE; the protein is encoded by the coding sequence ATGAAAGGAATTATTTTAGCTGGCGGTTCAGGAACAAGGCTTTATCCAATGACTTATGCAGGCAATAAACATTTAATGCCTTTATTTAATAAACCAATGATTTATTATTCCCTTTCTGTTTTAATGCTCAGTAAAATTAAAGAAGTTTTAATAATTTCAACTCCCGAGGCGTTACCAGCCTATGAAAAATTATTTGGAAACGGGGATCAATTGGGAATCAATATTTCATATGCTGGACAGGCGGAACCCAAAGGTCTTGCAGAGGCATTTATTATTGGGGAAGAATTTATTGGTGATGATAGCGTTTGTCTGATTTTAGGAGATAATATTGTTTATGGCAGTGGTTTAACGGGAATTTTGGAAAAATCTTATGAAAATATTGAAAATAATGGTGGAGCAATTGTTTTTGGACAATATGTAAATGATCCACATAGATATGGTGTTTTAGAGTTTGATAAAAATAAAAAAGTCACAAAAGTTATAGAAAAGCCAGAAAATCCGCCATCGAATTATGCCGTAATAGGTCTTTATTATTATGATAATGACGTGATAAATATCTCAAAATCAATTAAACCTTCAGGTAGGGGCGAACTTGAGATAACTGATGTTAACAATGTTTATCTTGATAAAAATAAATTAGATGTTGAACTGTTTCCCCGAGGAATTGCTTGGTTCGATGCAGGAACTCATGAAAGCTTTTTAGATGCAAGTAATTATATTCACGCAATAGAAAAAAGGATGAGCTTAATGGTTGGTTGTATCGAAGAAATTGCATATAAAAACAAATGGATTTCAAAGAAACAGCTTTTAAAACTAGCAAAACCACTATTAAAAACGGAATACGGCAAATATCTTGAAAGAATATCTAATGAGTAG
- the rfbC gene encoding dTDP-4-dehydrorhamnose 3,5-epimerase, with product MPFIFKNLKIPEVILIEPKVFPDERGFFLETYKFSDFFDAGITENFVQDNHSKSKYGVLRGLHFQNDPKAQGKLVRCIKGEIFDVAVDLRRNSPKYGKWVGEILSEENKKMLYIPNGFAHGFCVLSSEAEIIYKCTEEYVPGCDAGILWNDETIGIDWPVVDPIISEKDSLLPNLVDSNVNFRYGEE from the coding sequence TTGCCATTTATATTTAAAAATTTAAAAATTCCCGAAGTAATTTTAATTGAACCAAAAGTTTTTCCTGACGAAAGAGGATTTTTTCTAGAAACGTATAAATTCAGCGACTTTTTTGATGCAGGCATAACTGAAAATTTTGTTCAAGATAATCATTCAAAATCAAAATATGGGGTTTTAAGGGGCCTACATTTTCAGAATGATCCTAAAGCGCAGGGAAAACTTGTACGGTGTATAAAAGGCGAAATTTTTGACGTTGCAGTTGATTTACGAAGAAATTCTCCAAAATATGGAAAATGGGTTGGGGAAATTCTTTCAGAAGAAAACAAAAAAATGTTATATATTCCAAATGGATTCGCACACGGTTTTTGTGTTTTAAGTTCAGAAGCAGAAATAATTTACAAATGCACTGAAGAATACGTTCCAGGATGCGATGCAGGAATACTTTGGAATGATGAAACAATTGGAATTGATTGGCCAGTAGTGGATCCAATAATTTCAGAAAAAGATTCTTTGTTACCAAATTTGGTAGATTCAAATGTAAATTTCAGGTATGGTGAAGAATAA